Genomic window (Desulfobacterales bacterium):
GCGGTCGAAACATCCAGGTTGTCCACACCGCTTTGAACATCATAATAATCATTCATCAGATTGGTGGCGGCGTGCAAGACAATCATGCCGGCAAGTGTCGACAGATAAAGCGGCCAGGAAAAATATCCGTCCACGGCCGCATGGGCTGCTCCCACGCTGACCGATATGGCCGTCATGGTAAACGACCAGGGACGGCTGGCCAGAAACCAGTTGCGAAAAATATTCATTTTCAGAAAACCCCCGAACTATAAAATTTAGAATAAAATATGAATGCTGGCCTCAGATGTCAACTCTGGCACAATTGACGAATATCTTGGTGGCGATTTTTGCGGCCGTGAACTCGGAAACGTGGGAGCCCTCGATGGGGGCCAGTTCGGTGATATCGGCAGCGATAACCGTCCGATAGCGCCCCACCGCTTTGATCAAATTAACCAGTTGCCGGTAGCTCAGGCCGCCGGGTTCCGGCGTACCGGTGCCGGGAAGCACACTGGGATCAAGTCCATCAAGGTCGATGCTTAAATAGACCTTCTGGGGCAACGCTTCTATAACATTTTGGACCCAGGACTGATCCAACGGATCAATCAGATGCGCAAAAACCGGTTGAAGCCCTTTTAGCTGGATATAGTCCGCTTCTTCCTGGGAAAATGAACGTATCCCGACCTGGACCATGGGAACCCCGATATCTTCGGCAACCCGGCGCATGACACAGGCATGGTTGTAACGGCTGCCGTTCCATTTATCGCGCAGGTCCAGGTGCGCATCAAACTGGAGCACCCCGATATCCGGGTATTGTCCGGCAGCCGCCCGTATCGGACCGATGGACACGGCGTGATCGCCGCCAAGGGACAACAGAAACTTTTTTTGGGAAATAACATGGGCCGCGGCGCTTTCCATCTGGAGAACCGCCGTTTCGGGATCTCCGGACGGTATCAGCGGGGCGGCGGTGTGGATCCGAAACCTGCCCCAGTTCACCAGGCTTTCCTCGTCCAGGCTTTCAAGCTGCACGGATGCATCCAGAATATGAAAGGGGCCGTCCTTGCTGCCGGTCCCGTAGGACACTGCCTGTTCATAACACAGCGGCAGGACAACGATGTCGGCTTGGGACATATCAACGGCCGGGACTTCGTCCCCTCCGAAATTTATATACTCGGGGCATTTCATCACTCGATAAAGATCGCCGATGCGAGAACGGTTGTCCACAGATTTCCTTCAGCCCCCATGGCGCCCTGGCTGGTATGCTGGGACTTGACGATTTTACCCGACATCTGATAGATGTTGCGGCGCTCGTCATAGTCCTTGTCCGCATCGAATTCAATGCCCAGGGTATTGGCCAGCATCGATGCGGCCAGATCCTCGGCATACTCGCCCGCTTCGGTTTCAGTCTGCCCGAAACCGTGATGCTCGGAAAGATATCCGTAACGTCCGCTTTCCGCCGGGAGCGCCAGTCCGATACTGGCCACGATCCTTCTGCCGGGTTCTTTGATCTCCTGCTTGGCCATCACGCAGTGGGTAATTTCACCCGGTTCCAGACGGGTCAACCCGGTATCGATGTCAAGGATGTGACAGTGGGGAGGGAAAATGGATGAAACCGTAACCAGGTTGAGATGCGCAATGCGTGCATCCCGCAGGGCATTCTCAAAAGACGCCAGTTTCTCCCTGTCGACACCGACCCCTTTGGTAAAAAACATATATCTTGGAACAGACATGGTTGTCCCTCCTCTTCAGGTGGTATATAATAATCCCAAAGCTGGTATTTATAAATTGGGAAACATCATTTTGTCAAATTAAAAAACATGAAGGTTCGTTTTATGAAGCAATACCCAATCAATTTTGAACAGGGGCCGATCCGTCCGCCCAATGAAGCCAGAAGCCTGCTGCTGCGCTTGACCCGAAACTGCCCCTGGAATCGGTGCCTTTTCTGTCCGGTATACAAAGGCCGCAAATTTTCCCTGAGATCGGT
Coding sequences:
- the speB gene encoding agmatinase, with the protein product MDNRSRIGDLYRVMKCPEYINFGGDEVPAVDMSQADIVVLPLCYEQAVSYGTGSKDGPFHILDASVQLESLDEESLVNWGRFRIHTAAPLIPSGDPETAVLQMESAAAHVISQKKFLLSLGGDHAVSIGPIRAAAGQYPDIGVLQFDAHLDLRDKWNGSRYNHACVMRRVAEDIGVPMVQVGIRSFSQEEADYIQLKGLQPVFAHLIDPLDQSWVQNVIEALPQKVYLSIDLDGLDPSVLPGTGTPEPGGLSYRQLVNLIKAVGRYRTVIAADITELAPIEGSHVSEFTAAKIATKIFVNCARVDI
- a CDS encoding arginine decarboxylase, pyruvoyl-dependent, which encodes MSVPRYMFFTKGVGVDREKLASFENALRDARIAHLNLVTVSSIFPPHCHILDIDTGLTRLEPGEITHCVMAKQEIKEPGRRIVASIGLALPAESGRYGYLSEHHGFGQTETEAGEYAEDLAASMLANTLGIEFDADKDYDERRNIYQMSGKIVKSQHTSQGAMGAEGNLWTTVLASAIFIE